One region of Myxococcota bacterium genomic DNA includes:
- a CDS encoding amidase family protein, whose product MANDWTWTDAVGQAEAVAKGDASPKELVEAAIARIEKLNPQLNAVVTPLFEKARAQAASDLPSGPFRGVPFLLKDLICASAGDPLASGSRLMKSLGVIPPVDTNLAARYRAAGLVFLGKTSTPEFGLTATSEALAYGPTKNPWDLTRSPGGSSGGSAAAVASGMVPAAHANDGGGSIRIPASLCGIVGLKTSRGRISLGPLAGEGWNGLAGEHVVSRTVRDSAALLDATQGYMPGDPYAAPEPERPYLSEVGRAPGRLRIGLMDRSPGWAPQPLHADCAAAVRDAAKLLESLGHTVEPRHPAAIDDPQAPKTLYHIIIAQTAGLLAIVEGMIGRPIRPDELEVWTWALWQEGKKIAALDFLSAVEWRNVISRSFGEFYSSGFDLLLTPTLGAPPLPLGSLTPESSAPLATWDKLLAFIPFTPIQNMTGEPAISLPLYWNAAKLPIGVQLVAPWGREDVLYRIAGQLEQARPWRERKPPVHA is encoded by the coding sequence ATGGCAAACGATTGGACCTGGACCGACGCCGTCGGGCAGGCCGAGGCCGTGGCCAAGGGCGATGCGTCGCCCAAGGAGCTGGTCGAGGCCGCGATCGCCCGCATCGAGAAGCTGAACCCGCAGCTCAACGCGGTCGTGACTCCGCTGTTCGAGAAGGCGCGCGCGCAGGCCGCGAGTGACTTGCCGAGCGGGCCGTTCCGCGGCGTGCCGTTCCTGCTCAAGGACCTGATCTGCGCCAGCGCGGGCGACCCGCTGGCGAGCGGCAGCCGGCTGATGAAGTCACTGGGCGTGATTCCACCGGTCGACACGAACCTGGCGGCGCGCTACCGCGCGGCGGGTCTTGTGTTCCTGGGCAAGACCTCGACGCCGGAGTTCGGACTCACCGCCACGAGCGAGGCGCTGGCCTACGGGCCCACGAAGAACCCGTGGGATTTGACTCGCTCGCCCGGCGGCTCCAGCGGCGGCTCGGCCGCCGCGGTGGCGTCGGGCATGGTGCCGGCGGCGCACGCGAACGACGGCGGCGGCTCGATCCGCATCCCGGCGAGCCTGTGCGGCATCGTGGGGCTGAAGACCTCGCGCGGCCGGATCTCGCTCGGCCCGCTGGCGGGCGAGGGCTGGAACGGGCTCGCCGGCGAGCACGTGGTGTCGCGCACCGTGCGTGACTCGGCCGCGCTGCTCGACGCCACGCAGGGCTACATGCCCGGTGACCCGTATGCCGCGCCCGAGCCGGAGCGCCCGTATCTCTCCGAGGTCGGCCGCGCGCCGGGCCGGCTGCGCATCGGTCTCATGGACCGCTCGCCCGGCTGGGCGCCGCAGCCGCTGCACGCCGACTGCGCGGCCGCGGTGCGGGACGCGGCGAAGCTGCTCGAGTCACTCGGCCACACCGTCGAGCCGAGACACCCGGCGGCGATCGACGACCCGCAGGCGCCGAAGACCCTGTACCACATCATCATCGCGCAGACCGCGGGGCTGCTGGCGATCGTGGAGGGCATGATCGGCCGCCCGATCCGCCCCGACGAGCTCGAAGTCTGGACCTGGGCGCTGTGGCAGGAGGGCAAGAAGATCGCGGCGCTCGACTTCCTGTCGGCGGTCGAGTGGCGCAACGTGATCTCGCGCTCCTTCGGCGAGTTCTACAGCTCGGGCTTCGACCTGCTGCTGACCCCCACCCTGGGTGCGCCGCCGCTGCCGCTCGGCTCACTCACTCCGGAAAGCTCTGCGCCGCTCGCCACCTGGGACAAGCTCCTGGCGTTCATCCCGTTCACGCCGATCCAGAACATGACCGGCGAGCCGGCGATCTCGCTGCCCTTGTACTGGAACGCCGCCAAGCTGCCGATCGGCGTGCAGCTGGTGGCGCCGTGGGGGCGCGAGGACGTGCTCTACCGCATCGCCGGCCAGCTCGAGCAGGCCCGGCCGTGGCGCGAGCGCAAGCCGCCCGTGCACGCGTGA
- a CDS encoding VWA domain-containing protein: MSELAWPWLAAAAVTALALHSAWRGRRELCAWLGRDPAGRRRMAGAAALALAAGCLAAALQRAVSTPEEHSGAGADVVLAVDVSLSMDVADVAPSRLRRALRTAERVVEHAKGERLALVVFSGDAFIALPLTQDRDAVLTYLRALDSDTISLRGSELGRALEQAGRAFDPRSSRPRTLLLFSDGEDFGAPPESQIGELRALGVRVVAIGYGTAEGGPVPGQAALAEAVRSGESTVSRRNDGLLQHIADGTDGAYFREIEARPGPEQLLPPREAQASPAPPRPRDSLAPFLAAAAAALAAEIWLSGGGLRARRRMTRRAHAAAAASAALALGAFGEGRLVARGDEALEAGKPDEALALYHEAAATLERDPRLSIRIGNALYRLERIDQAASSYLEALRLLSSDDPEARFAASFNLGNTFVAKQHFEEARDAYWAALVADPTSLEAKFNYEWAVAHILPTPPPPPQPEPSNEPKQRDRDSGQGESSDPRPRQSDARPERGSLDQQEARKWLDTLDEPVGDALRQEITNATGGRPRAHPGGKTW; encoded by the coding sequence GTGAGCGAGCTGGCCTGGCCGTGGCTCGCGGCCGCCGCGGTGACTGCGCTGGCGCTGCACTCCGCGTGGCGCGGCCGGCGTGAGCTGTGCGCGTGGCTGGGCCGGGACCCGGCGGGCCGGCGGCGCATGGCGGGCGCGGCGGCGCTCGCGCTCGCCGCGGGCTGTCTCGCGGCCGCGCTGCAGCGCGCGGTCAGCACGCCCGAGGAGCACTCGGGCGCCGGGGCCGACGTGGTGCTCGCGGTCGACGTGTCGCTCAGCATGGACGTCGCCGACGTCGCGCCCTCGCGCCTGCGGCGCGCGCTGCGCACCGCCGAGCGCGTGGTCGAGCACGCAAAGGGCGAGCGGCTCGCGCTGGTCGTGTTCTCGGGCGACGCGTTCATCGCGCTGCCGCTCACGCAGGACCGCGACGCCGTGCTCACCTATCTGCGCGCGCTCGACAGCGACACGATCTCGCTGCGCGGCAGTGAGCTCGGGCGCGCGCTCGAGCAGGCCGGACGCGCCTTCGACCCGCGCTCCAGCCGGCCGCGCACGCTGCTCTTGTTCAGCGACGGCGAGGACTTCGGCGCGCCGCCCGAGTCACAGATCGGCGAGCTGCGGGCGCTGGGCGTGCGCGTGGTCGCGATCGGCTACGGCACCGCGGAGGGCGGGCCCGTGCCGGGCCAGGCCGCGCTGGCCGAAGCGGTGCGCAGCGGCGAGAGCACCGTGTCGCGGCGCAACGACGGCCTCTTGCAGCACATCGCCGACGGCACCGACGGCGCGTACTTCCGCGAGATCGAAGCGCGGCCCGGGCCCGAGCAGCTCCTGCCGCCGCGCGAGGCGCAGGCCTCGCCGGCGCCGCCGCGTCCGCGCGACTCACTGGCCCCGTTTCTGGCTGCGGCCGCCGCTGCGCTCGCCGCGGAGATCTGGCTCTCGGGCGGCGGCTTGCGCGCGCGCCGGCGCATGACTCGCCGCGCGCACGCCGCTGCGGCGGCCAGCGCGGCGCTGGCGCTGGGCGCGTTCGGCGAGGGCAGGCTCGTCGCGCGCGGAGACGAGGCGCTCGAGGCGGGCAAGCCCGACGAAGCGCTCGCGCTCTACCACGAGGCCGCGGCCACGCTCGAGCGCGACCCGCGGCTCTCGATCCGCATCGGGAACGCGCTCTACCGGCTCGAGCGCATCGACCAGGCGGCGAGCTCGTATCTCGAGGCGCTGCGCCTGCTCTCGTCCGACGACCCCGAGGCGCGCTTCGCGGCCAGCTTCAATCTCGGCAACACGTTCGTCGCCAAGCAGCACTTCGAAGAGGCGCGCGACGCGTACTGGGCGGCGCTGGTCGCCGATCCCACGAGCCTCGAGGCGAAGTTCAACTACGAGTGGGCGGTGGCGCACATCCTGCCCACGCCGCCCCCGCCGCCCCAGCCCGAGCCGTCGAACGAGCCCAAGCAGAGAGACAGGGACTCCGGCCAGGGCGAGTCGAGTGACCCGCGCCCGCGGCAGAGCGACGCGCGCCCCGAGCGCGGCTCGCTCGACCAGCAGGAGGCGCGCAAGTGGCTCGACACGCTCGACGAGCCGGTGGGCGACGCGCTGCGCCAGGAGATCACGAACGCGACCGGCGGGCGCCCGCGCGCCCACCCGGGCGGAAAGACGTGGTGA
- a CDS encoding molybdenum cofactor guanylyltransferase, producing MKLTHVEGAVLCGGESTRMGRDKATLELDGVPLALRVANALGRCLGRVRLVAKDDALRALGRDVIVDRHPERAALVGVAAALAACEAPAVLVAACDLPHLDPRVVLALCALAPVDGPADVIAPVGAHGPEPLCAIYRARLLPELERRIARGEFALQALLRDSACTLVPEADLRALDPSLRSFRNANSPDDLR from the coding sequence TTGAAGCTCACGCACGTCGAGGGCGCCGTGCTGTGCGGCGGCGAGTCCACACGCATGGGCCGGGACAAGGCCACGCTCGAGCTCGACGGCGTGCCGCTCGCGCTGCGCGTGGCGAATGCGTTGGGCCGCTGCCTGGGGCGCGTGCGCCTGGTCGCGAAGGACGACGCGCTGCGGGCGCTGGGCCGCGACGTGATCGTCGACCGCCATCCGGAACGCGCGGCGCTGGTCGGCGTGGCCGCGGCGCTGGCGGCGTGCGAGGCTCCCGCGGTGCTGGTGGCGGCGTGCGACCTGCCGCATCTCGACCCGCGCGTGGTGCTTGCGCTGTGCGCGCTCGCTCCCGTCGACGGGCCGGCCGACGTGATCGCGCCCGTCGGAGCGCACGGTCCCGAGCCGCTGTGCGCGATCTACCGCGCGCGCCTCCTGCCCGAGCTCGAGCGCCGCATCGCGCGCGGCGAGTTCGCGCTGCAGGCGCTCTTGCGCGACTCCGCATGCACGCTCGTTCCCGAAGCCGACCTGCGCGCGCTCGACCCGAGCCTGCGCTCGTTTCGCAACGCGAACTCGCCCGACGATCTGCGTTAG
- the glp gene encoding gephyrin-like molybdotransferase Glp, which translates to MREGQGQRPVEAERTSVSVAEARELILGSVAPLGIETVGLAEATGRVLAEEVVAGVWIPPSDNSAMDGYAVRAADTERAPVTLAVGEDLPAGKRSQRKLLPGEAARIMTGAAMPEGADAVVMVEDTETEGSRVRIHKAASLGQHVRRAGEDVRPGTRIAGPGAVLRAPLCGMLAALGRALVAVRARARVAVLATGDELVEPDRLRDDGRIASSNSYALCAALREIGAEPVYLGIAPDEPAEIEARFRAALACDAVISTGGVSVGDRDWIKQVLLGLGGEMRLWRVAMRPGAPLAFVRVAGKPVFGLPGNPVSTYVTFEQFVRPSLLRMMGHTNVYRPVVSARLDADYAKPAGRAHFVRVALESRAGEPWARVAGEQGSNILLGLVRADGLAFVPAETTRLARGERVPVQLLGGESLSSEPGI; encoded by the coding sequence ATGCGCGAGGGGCAGGGGCAGCGACCGGTGGAGGCAGAACGGACCTCGGTCAGCGTGGCCGAGGCGCGCGAGCTGATCCTGGGCTCGGTCGCGCCGCTCGGGATCGAGACCGTGGGGCTGGCCGAGGCGACCGGGCGCGTGCTCGCGGAAGAGGTCGTGGCCGGCGTCTGGATCCCGCCATCCGACAACTCCGCGATGGACGGATACGCGGTGCGCGCTGCGGACACCGAGCGCGCGCCAGTGACTCTGGCGGTGGGCGAAGACCTGCCCGCGGGCAAGCGCAGTCAGCGCAAGCTCCTGCCCGGCGAGGCCGCGCGTATCATGACCGGCGCGGCCATGCCCGAAGGCGCCGACGCGGTCGTGATGGTGGAGGACACCGAGACCGAGGGCAGCCGGGTACGCATACACAAAGCTGCGTCGCTCGGTCAGCACGTGCGGCGCGCGGGCGAGGACGTGCGGCCCGGCACCCGGATCGCCGGCCCCGGTGCCGTGCTGCGCGCGCCGCTGTGCGGCATGCTCGCGGCGCTGGGCCGCGCGCTGGTCGCCGTGCGCGCGCGCGCGCGCGTGGCCGTGCTCGCCACCGGCGACGAGCTGGTCGAGCCCGACCGGCTGCGCGACGATGGGCGCATCGCCAGCTCGAACTCCTACGCGCTGTGCGCGGCGCTGCGCGAGATCGGCGCCGAGCCGGTGTATCTGGGCATCGCGCCCGACGAGCCGGCCGAGATCGAGGCGCGCTTCCGCGCCGCGCTGGCCTGCGACGCCGTGATCTCGACCGGCGGTGTCTCGGTCGGCGACCGCGACTGGATCAAGCAGGTGCTGCTCGGGCTGGGCGGCGAGATGCGCCTGTGGCGCGTGGCGATGCGGCCGGGCGCGCCGCTGGCCTTCGTGCGCGTGGCCGGGAAGCCGGTGTTCGGTCTGCCGGGCAATCCCGTCTCGACTTACGTCACGTTCGAACAGTTCGTGCGGCCGTCGCTGCTGCGCATGATGGGACACACCAACGTGTACCGGCCGGTGGTGTCCGCGCGGCTCGATGCCGATTACGCCAAGCCCGCGGGCCGCGCCCACTTCGTACGCGTGGCGCTCGAGTCGCGCGCCGGTGAGCCGTGGGCGCGCGTGGCCGGCGAGCAGGGCTCGAACATCCTGCTGGGGCTGGTGCGCGCCGACGGGCTCGCGTTCGTGCCCGCAGAGACCACGCGCCTGGCGCGCGGTGAGCGCGTGCCAGTGCAGCTGCTCGGCGGCGAGTCACTCTCGTCCGAGCCCGGGATTTGA
- a CDS encoding LLM class flavin-dependent oxidoreductase has product MKFGAMVATKLDDWRIFQECESLGYDHGWAPDSQMIWSDCYATLALAAANTSRIRLGTGVAIAPTRLAPVTAHSIASIARLAPGRVFLGIGTGHTAMRVMGMKPMVPREFREYLRVVRGLLAGEEVTYTHGSETRAIRFLHLDRGFIELGQPIPIWVAANGPGALRAAGAYGDGRISALNEPPAMTRRSLAAIEAGARELGRKLPADFHTAALTTAVVLRPGETLSSERVIDACGSQVAAAWHYAWEGWRMDPSAGPPVPPALAGLFEEYCAYVDKMETPPEKRYLQIHEGHCCFLVPAERRFVTPEAIRTWILAGTPDELVHQLREAEAAGLREITLLPPMDQARELFRDFAKQVIERY; this is encoded by the coding sequence ATGAAGTTCGGGGCCATGGTCGCGACCAAGCTGGACGACTGGCGCATCTTCCAGGAGTGCGAGTCACTCGGCTACGACCACGGCTGGGCGCCGGACTCGCAGATGATCTGGTCGGACTGCTACGCCACACTGGCGCTGGCCGCGGCGAACACCTCGCGCATCCGCTTGGGCACCGGCGTGGCGATCGCGCCCACGCGGCTCGCGCCGGTGACCGCGCACTCGATCGCGTCGATCGCGCGGCTCGCGCCCGGGCGCGTCTTCCTCGGCATCGGCACCGGTCACACGGCCATGCGCGTCATGGGCATGAAGCCGATGGTGCCGCGAGAGTTCCGCGAGTATCTCCGCGTGGTGCGCGGCCTGCTGGCGGGCGAGGAAGTCACGTACACGCACGGCAGCGAGACGCGCGCGATCCGTTTCCTGCACCTCGACCGCGGCTTCATCGAGCTCGGCCAGCCGATCCCGATCTGGGTGGCCGCCAACGGGCCGGGCGCGCTGCGTGCCGCCGGGGCGTACGGCGACGGGCGGATCTCGGCGCTGAACGAGCCGCCCGCCATGACCCGGCGCAGCCTGGCGGCGATCGAAGCCGGCGCGCGTGAGCTCGGCCGCAAGCTGCCTGCCGACTTCCACACCGCGGCGCTCACCACCGCGGTGGTGCTCCGGCCGGGTGAGACACTCTCGAGCGAGCGCGTGATCGACGCCTGCGGCTCGCAGGTCGCCGCCGCCTGGCACTACGCCTGGGAGGGCTGGCGCATGGACCCGTCGGCGGGCCCGCCCGTCCCGCCCGCGCTCGCCGGCCTGTTCGAGGAGTACTGCGCCTACGTGGACAAGATGGAGACGCCGCCCGAGAAGCGATATCTCCAGATCCACGAGGGTCACTGCTGCTTCCTGGTACCGGCCGAGCGGCGCTTCGTGACTCCAGAGGCGATCCGCACCTGGATCCTGGCGGGCACGCCCGACGAGCTCGTCCACCAGCTGCGCGAGGCCGAGGCCGCGGGGCTGCGCGAGATCACGCTGCTGCCGCCGATGGACCAGGCGCGCGAGCTGTTCCGCGACTTCGCCAAGCAGGTGATCGAGCGCTACTGA
- a CDS encoding GNAT family N-acetyltransferase: protein MTLRIRPARREDSGAIAAINRAGLPGVTRFAPGEIEACVEKATLFWVAEQAGEVAGYLLVFGEGFPELGDEYRWFSARHARFLYVDSIAIAEPQRRAGVGRAFYAELAREARRRALPYIVCEVNLDPPNPRSLAFHAAQGFAEVGQLRVSDGRFVSLLELEIGSRALQE, encoded by the coding sequence GTGACGCTTCGCATCCGCCCGGCCAGGCGCGAAGACTCCGGCGCCATCGCCGCCATCAACCGCGCCGGGCTGCCCGGCGTGACGCGCTTCGCGCCGGGCGAGATCGAGGCGTGCGTCGAGAAGGCGACGCTGTTCTGGGTCGCCGAGCAGGCCGGCGAGGTCGCGGGCTACCTCTTGGTGTTCGGCGAGGGCTTTCCGGAGCTGGGCGACGAGTACCGCTGGTTCTCCGCGCGCCATGCGCGCTTCCTGTACGTGGACTCGATCGCGATCGCCGAGCCGCAGCGGCGCGCGGGCGTGGGCCGCGCCTTCTACGCCGAGCTCGCACGCGAGGCGCGCCGCCGCGCGCTGCCGTACATCGTCTGCGAAGTGAATCTCGACCCGCCCAACCCGCGCTCGCTCGCCTTCCACGCCGCGCAGGGCTTCGCCGAGGTGGGCCAGCTGCGCGTCTCGGACGGGCGCTTCGTGTCGCTCTTAGAGCTCGAGATAGGCTCGCGCGCGCTCCAGGAGTGA
- a CDS encoding VWA domain-containing protein, translating into MWRTFAASALSARALTVESPAVLWLGLAAVAAFAVLASARGPRRLRVPATGPSGVLRALDLPWAASLALRCAALALVAVTAARPVGLLAENPAAGSGVDLVIALDASGSMLALDGELEGRQVTRLELAKRVVADFVRARGGDRIGLVVFAEHAFTQCPLTVDHRLVLEALDRVEVGVVGDATALGEAIGLATRRLQVTGGPEDARRIVVLVTDGRHNSGKLAPRTAADLAQTSGVRIHAVGIGSEGLVPFAQPGAEAPMRFERVDLDRETLQAVAAATGGRFFHARKPDDLRAVADAIDRLEARPQQQDPQFRHASLAPLTLMLALALLLAEALTAHGLVRRLP; encoded by the coding sequence ATGTGGCGAACCTTCGCGGCTAGCGCGCTCTCGGCCCGCGCGCTCACGGTCGAGTCACCAGCCGTGCTCTGGCTCGGGCTGGCCGCGGTGGCGGCGTTCGCGGTGCTGGCCAGCGCGCGCGGGCCGCGGCGCCTGCGCGTTCCGGCCACGGGCCCGAGCGGCGTCCTGCGCGCGCTCGACCTGCCCTGGGCCGCCTCGCTCGCGCTGCGCTGCGCGGCGCTCGCGCTCGTGGCAGTGACTGCCGCGCGGCCGGTGGGGCTTTTGGCCGAGAACCCGGCGGCCGGCTCGGGGGTCGATCTGGTGATCGCGCTCGACGCCTCGGGCAGCATGCTCGCGCTCGACGGCGAGCTCGAGGGGCGCCAGGTGACTCGCCTCGAGCTCGCCAAGCGCGTGGTCGCCGACTTCGTGCGCGCGCGCGGCGGCGACCGGATCGGTCTGGTCGTGTTCGCCGAGCACGCGTTCACGCAGTGTCCGCTGACCGTCGACCACCGGCTCGTGCTCGAGGCGCTCGACCGGGTCGAGGTGGGCGTGGTGGGCGACGCCACGGCGCTGGGCGAGGCGATCGGCCTGGCGACGCGCCGGCTGCAAGTCACCGGCGGGCCCGAGGACGCGCGCCGCATCGTCGTGCTGGTGACCGACGGCCGGCACAACTCCGGAAAGCTCGCCCCACGCACCGCGGCCGACCTCGCGCAGACCTCGGGCGTGCGCATCCACGCCGTCGGCATCGGCAGCGAGGGTCTGGTGCCGTTCGCGCAGCCCGGAGCCGAGGCGCCCATGCGCTTCGAGCGCGTGGACCTCGACCGCGAGACACTCCAGGCCGTGGCGGCGGCCACCGGCGGGCGCTTCTTCCACGCGCGCAAGCCCGACGACCTGCGCGCCGTGGCCGATGCCATCGACCGGCTCGAGGCGCGGCCGCAGCAGCAGGACCCGCAGTTCCGGCACGCGTCACTCGCGCCGCTCACCCTGATGCTCGCGCTGGCCTTGTTGCTGGCCGAGGCCCTGACGGCGCACGGGCTGGTGCGGAGGCTGCCGTGA
- a CDS encoding ATP-binding protein: MTETAERLDAIFGSLRVGVLAADADGRVELQNPEASRILGLSGVSTLGRPLTESLGPDHPAVTVLETALHEGREVAEHGARVRDRLGGRALVVDLTASPIGVGREVRGAVLSLADRTIGLELEDLLGQRARAALFAQLAAGIAHELRNPLGGIRGAAELLLGKLDDPGQQRYAELIRAETERMRRLLDDLAELTRGGDLRPRRANLHRVIDDLVELHSKSESWRGVRVLREYDPSIPEFDFDPDRTTQVLLNLVRNAVQAMAGKGTLTLRTRIEAGYHLERVGPERARMVRVDVEDTGPGIPEADLPLLFTPFFTRRAQGTGLGLAVAQHWTVRQGGRIQVTSRVGMGTRMRVELPLRKPA; the protein is encoded by the coding sequence ATGACCGAGACCGCCGAGCGTCTCGACGCCATCTTCGGCTCGCTGCGGGTGGGGGTGCTGGCCGCGGACGCCGACGGCCGGGTCGAGCTCCAGAACCCCGAGGCCAGCCGGATCCTCGGCCTCTCGGGCGTTTCGACCCTGGGCCGGCCGCTCACCGAGAGCCTCGGACCCGACCACCCGGCGGTGACCGTGCTGGAGACGGCGCTGCACGAAGGCCGCGAGGTCGCCGAGCACGGCGCGCGCGTGCGCGATCGCCTGGGCGGGCGCGCGCTGGTGGTCGACCTGACGGCCTCGCCGATCGGCGTCGGGCGCGAGGTCCGCGGCGCGGTGCTATCGCTCGCCGACCGCACGATCGGCCTCGAGCTCGAAGACCTCCTGGGCCAGCGAGCGCGCGCCGCGCTGTTCGCTCAGCTCGCCGCCGGCATCGCGCACGAGCTGCGCAACCCGCTGGGCGGGATCCGCGGCGCGGCGGAGCTCCTGCTGGGCAAGCTCGACGACCCCGGCCAGCAGCGCTACGCGGAGCTGATCCGCGCCGAGACCGAGCGCATGCGCCGCTTGCTCGACGACCTGGCCGAGCTCACGCGCGGCGGTGACCTGCGCCCGCGGCGCGCGAACCTGCACCGCGTGATCGACGACCTGGTGGAGCTCCACAGCAAGAGCGAGAGCTGGCGCGGGGTGCGCGTGCTGCGCGAGTACGACCCGAGCATCCCCGAGTTCGACTTCGACCCCGACCGCACGACCCAGGTGCTGCTCAACCTGGTGCGCAACGCCGTGCAGGCGATGGCGGGCAAGGGCACGCTCACGCTGCGCACGCGCATCGAGGCCGGCTATCACCTCGAGCGCGTCGGCCCGGAGCGCGCACGCATGGTGCGCGTCGACGTGGAGGACACCGGCCCCGGCATTCCGGAGGCGGACCTTCCGCTCTTGTTCACGCCGTTCTTCACGCGCCGCGCGCAGGGCACGGGGCTGGGGCTGGCGGTCGCGCAGCACTGGACGGTGCGCCAGGGCGGGCGCATCCAGGTCACGAGCCGGGTGGGGATGGGTACACGAATGCGTGTAGAGCTGCCGCTGCGGAAGCCCGCATGA